A genome region from Erigeron canadensis isolate Cc75 chromosome 3, C_canadensis_v1, whole genome shotgun sequence includes the following:
- the LOC122593786 gene encoding VQ motif-containing protein 4-like: protein MEMNSSSTVSHHHQSPPPTPVTISDPNNPYPTTFVQADTTSFKQVVQLLTGSSETLVKHANTITSQPSKNPIHLTKTSPTKRPSKLYERRNSLKNFKISPLVSGSTRVISNSNMPEILSPSLLDFPSLVLSPVTPLIPDPFNRSPVTDGSPPGLDVEAEEKAIAGKGFYLHPSPVTTPRSENELQLLPLFPVTSPRCSGGSTSSS from the coding sequence ATGGAGATGAATTCTTCATCCACCGTCAGCCATCATCACCAATCGCCACCGCCAACACCCGTCACAATCTCCGATCCAAACAACCCATATCCAACCACCTTTGTACAAGCCGACACAACTTCTTTCAAACAAGTAGTCCAACTACTAACCGGATCATCCGAAACACTTGTCAAACACGCCAACACTATTACTAGTCAACCATCTAAAAACCCGATCCATTTAACCAAAACCAGCCCGACTAAAAGACCATCAAAGCTTTATGAACGTAGAAACAGTCTTAAAAACTTCAAGATCAGCCCATTAGTTTCTGGGTCAACCCGAGTTATTAGTAATTCTAACATGCCCGAGATTTTGTCTCCAAGTTTACTTGATTTCCCATCTTTGGTTCTTAGCCCGGTTACGCCACTTATACCCGACCCGTTCAACAGGTCTCCGGTGACTGATGGTAGCCCACCGGGTTTGGATGTTGAGGCTGAAGAAAAAGCGATTGCCGGTAAAGGGTTTTATTTACATCCGTCTCCGGTCACTACTCCGAGGTCGGAAAATGAGTTACAGCTTTTGCCATTGTTTCCGGTGACTTCACCTAGATGTTCCGGCGGATCTACTTCCAGTTCTTGA
- the LOC122593338 gene encoding non-classical arabinogalactan protein 30-like produces MGSKQVFLPLLVLICCMIINNVLGHVAFTQPPHHAPLYPPVAAPAPHHKGGHHKGPGGHHHKPPTVAPVHPPVKAPVKAPVHPPVKAPVKAPVYPPVKAPVHPPVKAPVHPPTVAPAHPPAPLPTRKQVAVRGMVYCKACKYRGVDTLVAATPLPGAVVLLTCNNSKYPLRVNGTTDKNGFFFIMPPKTLTTFGVHRCKVTLLKSSKPTCNHPTNLHYGVKGATLIPTPKPSGSVLPVPKLPFDVYTVGPFAYEPSKKIPCKL; encoded by the exons ATGGGATCCAAGCAGGTATTTCTCCCTCTATTGGTGCTTATCTGTTGCATGATAATCAATAATGTTCTTGGTCATGTGGCCTTTACCCAACCACCACACCACGCACCCCTGTACCCACCTGTTGCTGCCCCTGCTCCCCACCATAAGGGTGGTCACCACAAAGGTCCTGGTGGTCACCACCACAAACCACCCACTGTGGCTCCCGTTCACCCACCGGTTAAAGCCCCTGTTAAGGCACCAGTTCACCCACCAGTCAAGGCACCAGTTAAGGCCCCGGTTTACCCACCTGTTAAAGCCCCTGTTCACCCGCCAGTTAAGGCTCCGGTTCACCCACCAACTGTGGCTCCGGCTCACCCACCCGCTCCACTTCCAACAAGGAAACAAGTGGCCGTTCGGGGTATGGTGTACTGCAAAGCTTGCAAGTACAGAGGTGTTGACACACTTGTGGCTGCCACTCCACTTCCGG GAGCTGTGGTACTCTTGACGTGCAACAACAGCAAGTACCCATTGAGGGTAAATGGTACAACTGATAAGAACGGGTTCTTTTTCATCATGCCACCTAAGACATTGACCACTTTTGGGGTCCACAGATGCAAGGTCACTTTGCTAAAGTCATCAAAGCCTACATGCAACCATCCCACCAACCTTCACTATGGAGTCAAGGGTGCCACCTTAATCCCAACCCCCAAGCCAAGTGGTTCAGTCTTGCCAGTGCCTAAGCTTCCCTTTGATGTCTATACCGTTGGTCCGTTTGCATATGAACCATCTAAGAAAATACCTTGCAAACTTTAA